The Juglans microcarpa x Juglans regia isolate MS1-56 chromosome 8D, Jm3101_v1.0, whole genome shotgun sequence genomic sequence aaaaaataaaaatcatacattaattacatctcaaatatataaggtttaatacaacataaaaaaataaaataataactaaaacaatCATAGGGTCCTtagtagatcaacatcctcttgcaacattttaatagatccttCCAGATCCCTAAGCTTCTCTATGATAGGCTCAACGAACTCTACAAATAGAAttcgtacctgatccaaagtagtCGCATGAGGCTGTCTCTCAACAACGGCAgtactactagaagctggataTGTGGGAGGATCACTTGGCTGTTCTGGtgcagtcttccgcaagtgctccttgctcttgctgaatgtgatcttgttaaggggccccatCTGTGGTGACCTCCACTCAGTCACAGGCATTGTAACCCCTAATTGGAGTAGGAGGTTAGTATTAGTAGTGCAAATGGTAGGCTACCTCTACTGGAAAAGTGTGACTTCAATCGAATGCGGAGGAAGAAATACAATGCCAAATCAATAGGGTCCTCCTATGCTATCCGCAGCAAAAATTTGGCTAAATCAATCTCGAAAtcagtgttttgttttctcggatcgatgttatagccaacaatcaaattaagcattctgaaaaatgctatacaatcGGCTTGTCAGATCACCTttctcccatcatatggaggagccgatggGTCTCTCACTAGCTGACGCACTTGATCGTCTGTcagaccatcatcaggtagatctTTATCCTCACTACCATCCAAACTAGCATCCGAATCTACATTTGGGGCTAGTGTGCAGGATGCGGTAGGTGTGTcggaatcagatggtgcagccGCTGGTCCCCATGTAGCCGATGCGGGATATGTGTCGGTCACGCGCAAGATGTCAAAGAACTCAGCAATAATAcggggagagaaattaatactcattCTCCAGACCAATAAGATATAGAACAGAATATCAGCACTAAGTTATCTCATAGCATGGTAGAAATCACTgaccatctctggatatgcagtttctcACTGTTCACAGATCAGTATCCATCTCTGCTAGGtgaagatggactgtatgctcTGTCTCTTCCATGAAAGATcggagaagtcagacaaaataACTAGATGCTCAACAAGTATAGGCCTCGTCTCCCGAGTATAAGCTGCTCCACTACTTTGGCTGCGCTAATCTCTCGCACGTTTTCTTTCActggatgccattgatatactgtTTAACCATAAGAAAAGtatgaatataattaaccataatatttaaattatattattgaagaattatactatattgaattgaattgaaataatttgtttgaaCGGAACATATTCTTTTTGAACTAGTAAAATCTTTTCGAATGAACTGTTCTACTCATTCGAACAGGCAATCTTTGTTCATTCAaacgaatttattttgtttgaacaaaaataatgttgtCAGGCAACTGAGCATTTGAACGGACTAGAGTTAGTTCGAACAGGAAGAAGCCGAACTTAAAAACCCAATCGagatgttatcctttgtttttgtGATAACCGGGCTTTAGGCCCAGCCCCTTTGAGGTCAGGACGAAGCCCAGCCCATGAGCTCAAGTGGAAGGACGGACGGCGTCGTTTAGGTGAGTTTCCTCTGCTGCACTGTTTTTCTTCCTCACGTTTTCCCCCTCTACACCTTATTTTTCTGCACATCACACTAACCGTGCGCACCAACCCCCTCTCCATAATCCTAGCAGTTGATCTTCATCTCTTACTACACTCAAGAATCGGTTTGGCTCACTTCGGCAGACACTACAACCGGATCCTctcatccaattttttttttcttcttctcatcttctccatACCTTCACCGTCCGCTCGACTCAAGGGTTCCGAATTtcaaactgtttttccactgcAATTTCATTCAGTTTTTGAACAAAACTTGgtaatttcttcttctattatggcttttctttttcctttatgatTCGTCTTCCTCCTTTCCTCTGTTCTGCCGATTCTTAGTCATGCGGGTCTCTCTCCATTTTCGGTTTCTGCCATGTTTTGATCACACGCACACACTCTACTTTGCGTGATGttacgcacacacacacactgctTGGCTTGCGGAGCCGCACATCAGAAGGGTAGTCTTGCTCTTCTCCCACCATTCATTTCCAGtctcacttttatttatttatttattttgtgtgggtaTTTCATATGTGGATTGTGGTGAGGTGATGGAATTATTGAAGTTGAGGAGTATGATTTTGGATGGATTTGTGAGACTGTTTCGGACTATTAATTAAGACTATTTGGTGTAAATTTATGGGTATTTTGAGCTAGTTGTATTGAACTTTTATGCAAGGCTTAAATTGTTGaatgaattaattattgatgcGGACACTGAAGTTGTTTATTCCAAGGTTGGAAATGAAGTTTGAgttgggttatgttttaattattgaagttgcggttgttggttttggaaataattatgattggttTGGTGGTATAGAAGGGactgttttgggttttaatgCGAAGGGGTGAAGAGAGTTGTTCGGGTTTAATTATTAGGGTAGTTATTGAGTTGTGAAgggactgttttgatttattactcaataaatagcagTCTACTAGATTGATTATTAATTGTTGGATATATATTCTTTTGGTTAGGTGGCgttactattagagttccggctcaaggtgttgataatacgaagaagtcaggtaagcggggttcatatactagttttgcataaaataaataaaatgaggttgactttgagaataaatgtgtttattttttgttgaaagagatgatctgaaaacaacctcagatgtttattctgcatatgcataaattttacataagagaaaatgtttttctgtcatgactggtgtagacatgagctagttttgtgtactttatttctgaactatgtaatagagtgaataagaaattctaaaagttttgttatgaacaaatgaggatacttgtttatatttatctcgaacatgtgaaatgatctgaagcttttagtgatttgttttgatatgatgtgtcatttgaaaatcttggcatggaGTTCTGACTTGGTATATGTGTGTAaccggattttcgatgaaatccgttctgtttctgttaaggcccagccacgggtataatagtggtttataaccctaccacgggggtgaaacatggtatacggcccagccacgggtataatggtggtttataaccctaccacgggggtgaaacatgggaaatggcccagccatgggtataatggtggtttataaccctaccacgggggttaaacatggtattgttcCGAAGTGATGCTaagagatgatttaattataatatttcagtttggtAATGCCAACGGATGTTCTTTTTTcggaatgagtttatttttctgaaaatttcactctaaagtttttgtacaagttttgtttgttttttttgcattctggaagtaaatgttttgttcggcttattaaatgttataaatgctcatgtttacatgctagtatatgctctctgcttgctgagttgttgataactcacccccttatctccataatatttcagatgacattgaaggttcagctgaagatcagtattagagtttatggagaagattagcattgatttgttgttgggtatctcatgatattagtgttggtgttgggtattaattatctttcttaagtttacttcaatggatttagacgatttgtggagactatgttaatgttttattatttctaattgttatttgagacatgaagaagagttgattttattttgggttgttggactgaatattggataaatgagattatttgatttatttaattgaagtatttacgttcgactTGAGGTTTGAAAGATGGATatgttcttgaatttggaagtactcaaGCCTTGTTAGAGcggattatcaggttttatgagttaactctccggaccctcggggtcggggtgttacagttggtatcagagtcaggtttgaattctgcatactgtagaccttggaggtttagatatctATGGGTTCATAAGATGTGGGAATTTCAAAATAGGAATCGGAGGATTATAAGGATAGTCATGGGGGTATTTAAGTATGAGTTTCAAGGACATTAAGACTGTTCTTGATGGGATTTGAGGTTTAGATTTGGCTGATGATAGTAGTTGAGTTTGGGAACCTTGAGCATTCTAGTGATATATGTGTGTAATAAGTGATGCCAGATTGGCATAgttatctgatatatatatatatgtgtatatgtgtttatatacatattttatttacccTCTTATATATTTCTATTCATTTGgtattttcgttttcttttattttagaacgTTTCACCGAGTTTAGACTTTCAGGATGGCTGCTCGTCGTAGAGTTCGAACtcttgaagatttgaatgaAGACTACAATGGTGGGGGTTGCACGTTCGAACAATTTAATCGAACACATCCTcccacctttgatggaagaggtaATGCGAACGCTGCGGAAGATTGGATAcaagacattgaagaaatatttggtgTTTTGGATTGTACCGATCAGCAAAAAGTCAAGTTCGCAGCATTCAAACTATCTGGAGAAGCAAAGAGATGGTGGAATTCTGAGAAAGTTATCAGGGAAGCTGAAGGGATTGGGGTAATTGTTTGGACTCAATTCAAGCAGAGTTTCTTCGATCGATTTTTCCCTAAGGCAGATAGGGATGCAAGAGCTCGAGAGTTCACCAATTTGGTGCAAGGGACCATGACTGTGCGCCAATATGCTGCAAGGTTTGCAGAATTATCACGTTTTGCTGCATACTTGATTCCcgatgaggagaaaaagactAGGAAGTTTGAAGAAGGTTTGAACTACAGGATCTATGAGCGGGTGATGGTCTtacagattcagaatttttcagaatTAGTGCACAAAGCGACACTAGTTGAACAGAATCTTAAGAGGGGTGCTGAATTGcaagaacagaggaagagagctACTCCACAAGGGTTTCCTAGTTCGGATCAAGGgcaatggaaaaagagaaatgaggggAGCAGTTCGAGTCAGAGACAGATGCAGGGAAATCTTACACCTAACCCCTGTAAGTTCTGTAACCGCATACACCGTGGGGAGTGCAGGAAGGAAGTGGGATCATGTTTCAAATGCGGTAAAGATGGGCATTTCATTAGAGAATGTCCATTGCTTGCGGAGAACAACAGAAGGCCAAACCCACCCCAAAACTTTAGGCCGAATAGTCAAGGCAATAATCAGAGGAGGACGGTACCTGCTCGGGTGTTTGCTTTGACACCGGGAGAAGCTGAGGACAAGGAGGATGTCATCACAGGTATAATTCTCTAACCATCTCCTAAGATGTTCTTTGTTGAGAATTAAggattatttatcttattatctCTATGGGTTGTATGACGTAACCAGGAATTATTACCTTATTTCTCAATAAGGCTACTGTTTTATTTGACTCGGGGGCTACCCACTCCTTTATTTCAAGGGATTTTGTTAAATTGTGTCCCATTGATGCTGATGAGATGGACTACAATTTGAGGGTCTCTACCCCAACTGGTGATATAGTGACTTGTAACAAGATTTTACTCAAGTGTCCTATAACGATTAGTGGGAAGGAAATGCCAGCTAACCTGATAGTCTTTCCTATAactgggtttgatgtgattttggggaTGGATTGGTTAGCTTCCAGTTATGCTAGTATTGACTGTTTTAGAAGGGAAGTAGTGTTCAAGTTTCCGGAAGATGAGGAACTTCGATTTATGGGTTCCAAGGTGCGTATCCCTCCATCAGTTATTTCTGCTTTTCAGGTTGATAAGTTAATACGTGACGGGTGTCAGGGGTACTTGGCTTTTGTGGTGGTTGAACCAAAGGAAGAATTGAATCTAGAAAAGATTCCTATTGTGAGGGAATATCCAGAAGTTTTTCCGGAAGATTTGTCTGGATTACCGCCTGATCGGGAGGTAGAATTTGCTATTGAATTAGCCCCAGGCACGGCGCCTCTCTCCAAAGCCCCTTATCGAATGGCGCCATCAGAGTTAGCCGAGCTCAGAGAACAGTTGCAAGACTTGTTAGACAAAGGTTTCATTAGGCCTAGTgtgtcaccttggggagctccagtcttgtttgtaaagaagaaggatgggacaaTGAGGATGTGTATAGACTACAGGGAACTGGatcgggtgaccataaagaataaatatccgtTGCCCCGCATCgatgatttatttgatcagtTGCAAGGTGCACAGGTGTTCTCTAAAATTGATCTCAGATCGGGTTATCATCAATTAAAAATCAAGGCGGAGGATGTGCCTAAAACAGCTTTCAGGACCAGGTATGGCCACTATGAATTtttagtcatgccttttggtttaACCAACGCCCCAGCAGTATTTATGGACGTGATGAATCGAGTATTTCATGAGTTTCTGGATAAATTTGTagtggtgtttattgatgatatattaatctACTCCAAGAGCAAAACCGAACATGAAGACCATCTGAGGCATGTTCTAGGGACACTCAgggataagaaattatttgctaagttaaagaagtgtgaattttggcttgagtcTATcgcatttttgggacatgtggTCTCAAGGGATGGCATTTCTGTAGACCCCGGGAAGATTGAAGCAATAGTTAACTGGACTCAACCAACCAATGTGCACGAAGTTAGAagtttcttgggtttggctgGTTATTACCGTCGATTTATACGCAATTTCTCTAAGATAGCGGTTCCCCTTACCGCCCTCACTAGGAAGAACAATaaatatgtttggattgaaaaatgtgaagaaagcttccaggAATTGAAGGAGAGATTGGTGACGGCCCCAGTTCTGACAGTCCCTAGCGAAAGAGGAGGATTTGTGGTTTATAGTGACGCTTCACGTTTGGGTTTGGGGTGTGTTTTGATGCAGCATGGAAAGGTAATAGCTTATGCTTCTCGGCAATTGAAGACCTATGAACAAAACTAccccacacatgatttggagttggccgCCGTTGTCTTTGCACTTAAAATCtggaggcattatttatatggtgaaaGGTGCGAAATCtacacggatcacaagagtttgaaatacttCTTCACGCAGAAAGAACTGAATatgagacagaggagatggctCGAACTAGTCAAGGACTATGACTGCAACATTAACtatcacccaggcaaagctaatgttgtagctgatGCACTTAGCAGGAAGCCAGTGGGACCGGTAATCGCAACTCTTACCACTCAGCCCCACTTATTAATGGACTTGGAAAGAGCCACTATTGAAGTAGTTGTGGGTGATCAGCAAGCATTAATAGCCAGTTTAATAGTTCAACTAGCTTTGATAGACAGAATCAAACTCGCCCAaaaagaagattctaagttgGCGAGATTATTTGAAGAGGTAGAAAAAGGGGATAGACCTGAGTTTAATGTTTCTGAAGATGGAGTGCTAAGGTTTGGAAACAGATGTTGTGTGCCGGACAGTGTAGTAATAAAAAGACTTATCCTTGAAGAAGCGCACCGATCCCCTTACACAGTTCACCCGGGTAGTACAAAAATGTATAGAGATTTgaaagagtctttttggtgggaaggcATGAAGAGAGAGATTGCTCAATTTGTGGCTCAGTGCTTAACATGCCAGCAGGTGAAAGTAGAACACCAGCGACCAGCAGGGTTATTAcaaccacttcagattccaAATTGGAAATGGGAGCATatctctatggattttgttacaGGCCTTCCACGGGCACCGACCGGACAAGATGCAATTTGGGTGATAATAGACCGTTTGACGAAGACAGCTCATTTTGTACCTatcaaagtttcttataagttgGAGAAACTAGCCGAGCTTTATATACAGgaaatagtgaggttgcatggggtacctGTGTCCATTGTGTCAGATAGGGATCCGCGTTTCACTTCAAATTTTTGGCGAAGCTTACAAGAGGCCATGGGCACTAAGTTAAATTTCAGCACAGCATTTCACCCACAGACAGATGGCCAGTCGGAAAGAaccattcaaattttggaagacatgttgagagcTTGTATGCTGGATTTTAAGGGGACTTGGATTCGACACTTGCCTTTggtcgagtttgcttataataacagctACCAGGCTAGTATTGagatggcaccttatgaagcACTTTATGGTAGGAAGTGTAGATCCCCTTTATATTGGGACGAAGTGGGGGAAAGACAAATTTTGGGTCCGGAAATCATTCAGAAGACAACAGAGAAGATTGAGACCATCCGAGCTAGAATGAGAGCAGCTCAGAGTCGACAGAAAAGCTATGCAGATAACCGGCGTCGCCAATTAGTATTTGAAGTTGGGGACAAGGTATTCTTGAGGATTGCACCCATGAGAGGAGTTATgaggtttggaaagaagggTAAGTTGAGCCCTAGGTATATCGGACCATTTGAAATTCTTGATCggattggaccagtggcttaCAGGGTTGCACTACCACCCGCACTCTCAGGAGTACACAATGTATTTCATGTATCTATGTTAAGGAAGTATGTACCTGACCCCACCCACATTATCGATTACGAGCCTCTTCACTTTCAGGAAGATTTGACTTATACAGAAGAGCCGGTGCGGATTGTAGAGAGGAAAGAACAAGTGTTACGTAATCGGACTATTCCATTGGTTAAAGTGGtatggaataatcatgctatcagtGAAGCATCTTGGGAATTAGAAGAGGATATGCAAGTCAGGTACCCACAGTTATTCGACAATGATCCTTATTGCTTGTAAcaaattccgaggacggaatttttataaggggaGGAGAATGTGATAATCGGGCTTTAGGCCCAGCCCCTTTGAGGTCAGGACGAAGCCCAGCCCATGAGCTCAAGTGGAAGGACGGACGGCGTCGTTTAGGTGAGTTTCCTCTGCTGCACTGTTTTTCTTCCTCACGTTTTCCCCCTCTACACCTTATTTTTCTGCACATCACACTAACCGTGCGCACCAACCCCCTCTCCATAATCCTAGCAGTTGATCTTCATCTCTTACTACACTCAAGAATCGGTTTGGCTCACTTCGGCAGACACTACAACCGGATCCTctcatccaatttttttttcttcttctcatcttctccatACCTTCACCGTCCGCTCGACTCAAGGGTTCCGAATTtcaaactgtttttccactgcAATTTCATTCAGTTTTTGAACAAAACTTGgtaatttcttcttctattatggcttttctttttcctttatgattcttcttcctcctttcctcTGTTCTGCCGATTCTTAGTCATGCGGGTCTCTCTCCATTTTCGGTTTCTGCCATGTTTTGATCACACGCACACACTCTACTTTGCGTGATGttacgcaca encodes the following:
- the LOC121242204 gene encoding uncharacterized protein LOC121242204; this translates as MAARRRVRTLEDLNEDYNGGGCTFEQFNRTHPPTFDGRGNANAAEDWIQDIEEIFGVLDCTDQQKVKFAAFKLSGEAKRWWNSEKVIREAEGIGVIVWTQFKQSFFDRFFPKADRDARAREFTNLVQGTMTVRQYAARFAELSRFAAYLIPDEEKKTRKFEEGLNYRIYERVMVLQIQNFSELVHKATLVEQNLKRGAELQEQRKRATPQGFPSSDQGQWKKRNEGSSSSQRQMQGNLTPNPCKFCNRIHRGECRKEVGSCFKCGKDGHFIRECPLLAENNRRPNPPQNFRPNSQGNNQRRTVPARVFALTPGEAEDKEDVITGIIL